The nucleotide window TTTGAAAGTAGAATGCAAATGTGATTCATATGTGCTACCGGCGAATATCTCAACCTTCTTACGTGATGCTGAATACATAAAAATGGGAGAACGAATCGAACAAGGAATCGTAGGTAAttagattttcatatttttatttctatttgtagTCTCAATCTTAATTGATTTTCGTTGATTGTTaatattctcaatcaatttcaaTGCCTAATCTCGATTACTGTATTCATGCTTATCCAATAACAATCGAAGCCAGTAAACGTCCATGCATGTTCTAAATTACTGTAGCAATCTGGAAGCAGAAAAATACTTAATATGAATTATTCATAAACATGCATGTTCTAAATAAGGTTTTTGAATCCTACGCTGTTATCTCATTGCAATCCAAGTCCATGGTTATGAGTGAAATGCTCTGTTTCTGGCACCGGCCTTGTCTTCGCTTCATCGTTGCTACCCGTTTAATACTGTAAGTGCTGTAATATGCCTCACCCTTTCTTGTAGGTGCGAGCTTGATGTTTGACAGCTGCATCATTACGAGGAATGAGTCGGTCTCGTTTGCAAGACTAGCCACCAAATTAcatatctgattttttttttccagttgcAATTTGCGGCATCCCATTTCCAGGAGCTAAGCTTTAACAAGGTTGCTTATTCACATTACGATTTTGCATGCATAAATCTATGCTAGAAATACCTTTTCATTaactttgataaattatttaatccCGTTAATTAAAGTATATCACCTAATTATTTGggattttttccttcaatacctttttattcatcaaaattccgtgttatttatttgttcttaTCTTTAGCTTCCACCCGCATCAAATATTCTAAACCTGACACTTTAGTGTTGCTCCAATGTTAACTCCACTTGGTATCTCGTGAGGTACAACCTCTATTGAATTTGTACTGCAATAAGAAAACATACAATAATAGTCATGAGTACTTTGATTTACtgaatgtaattttttttgagtttcttCTTGCACCTTGTCTGCGAGAATTGTTTTCTGTTCTTCTTCCCTTCACATTCCATTGACCTTCAACCATCCTCATAAACCATGCAAGTACTTGTCTCGTTGTGACTCCAAATAGAAACCCACGTCCATAGCCCATTGCCACAACTTTCCATTCAAATCCATCTCCAAACAATGTTGAGCGATCTCCTtcattaaagtttgatggcaACAATATTGATGGTGCCTCGCCACTATTGCATCCTTTTGGCAGTGGAAATCCACATAAACCCAAGTTTCCTTCAAATGTGGTTTGATCAAATGTGTTGAGTTACTTTCAGCAGGTATGTGTCCCTCGAGCTGGTTATGTAAAAGATTTAGTACTGATCAAGAAATGATTAGCCATCAAGTTTTAGCCAACTGCATAGGAATCCTTCTGGTAAgcaaattgaaagataaatctAATGATTCCTCATGAAAACTCCTAATGATGATTGGATACGACCTGTAAGGGAATTGTAAGAGAGGTTAAGTTGTTGAAATGTTTTAAGCTTTCCGATTAATTTTGGAATCTCTccgataaaattattatttgacaaACCAAGTACTATTCCAAGAATACTTTGGATTTTCATAAACTCAACTTCCAACTCTTTCCATGTTGTTTTTAAGGTATAGGCATATCTTGAGAAAACTCTTGCcatcatataaataatattttaaagagaccAACGTTGCTTCAAGACTATCAAACACCTTATTGGCAATGGTCCACTAAAATTATTGTTGAAGATGTCAAAAATCTATAATTTGAAGGAGTTGTAAGTGATTGGACCTTCAAAAAACCCTAgggttttcaattttagaaCAAAACCTGCAATTTTGAAAGTGTTTCTAGGAAATAGGGGAATGTATACTCAATCTTATTGTTGCCAAGATCAAGAACTTCCACTATTATGCAGTTGATGATTGACGATGGAATATCCCAAGCCATTCCTCTTTAAAAACGTTAAAGAGATAGTTCATTGAAGATTGTTCATGCCTAAATGTAAAACTAATAGTGTTATTGAAGTTCTCCAAACATTGGAGAATAGAACTACTCAAGCTATTGTTGGATAAGTCAAGGACTTGAAGGAATTTCAGCTtgcaaatagaaaaagaaatttcttgACTGTTGGATGTAAAATGATTATTAACAAGCTCTCTtatttgaaaattgaacttGGGATTGGACCATTCAAGTGGTTATTGctcaaatatcaaatattttggttgtttttgtctttttacttCTTCTAGGCTCAACTTCATCATTTTTCGATTGATAATGACTATTTGAGCTAGCTTCTATCATTCTTTTAAGTGAATAATTTTCTTGTAGCTCTTCAAATGAAAACACATCTTCAAAGAATGTAGTGCTCTTTGATTCCATAATAGTATTATAATGTATGTTTTCAATTCTTAACTTGTGTATAAAAAACTCATATGCACTATTATTGTAAGCATATCCGATAAATACACAATTCACAATTCTATGTCCTATCTTGAATTTCTTAGGATCAAGTATTGCTGCCTTTTCAAGACACTCCCATATTTTgaggtatttttaaaaagatcgTTTACCTTTCCGTAATACATATAGTGTATTTTCTAGCTTTTTTATGggtgtattttattaaatatacaaTTGGCAGCTAGAATTGCCTCCTTTCATAAGTTTTGAGATACTCTTGAACTTATCAACATgatattcatcatttttttaagtgttcGCTTTTTacgttttttaatattattttattgaggtAAATAAGGAGTAATAATTTGGTGGATTATcccattttgaaaacaaaattcaccaAAATGTGTTCCATACTCTCCATATCTataacttcatatatatatattacatttttttcttattaagttgattttgaacttaatttttgtaatttttaaacatttcaaGAGTCTGATCTTTGTTTCTAAGCAAATAAGTATAAGAATATCTTGTGCAATTCTCTATAAAGGTGATATAGTACTTCTTTCCTCCTTTAGTTTACactgtttttaaatcattaatgTCTGAGTGAATTAGATCTAAAAATTCACtacttcttttaattatttgaaaagaaagttttgtgaattttaattttacacaAACTTCACATGTAtgatttatctaaaaaaaccatGGTAGGTATTAATTGAAGATGAACtaattttgtataaaattataatttacatgcCCTAACCTCTCATGCCATACATCATAAGAGTACTAAACAAGTAAGAAGAAGAtgcattattaatattattcatcTCAACCTTGGTTACAATgatcattaaatttattttgaaaatgccATCACTAagacacatttaattttttaagagtataCTCTCAAAtacaatcttttttatatatataataatcaagattttatataaaaattagtgCCAAAAAGACTTGTtatgtttgtttatatatataataatcaagatttgaaaaaaaagttatgtttgttTACAATgacagagaaaaagaaaataaagaaatgaaagcTCTGCAGCAAACTGAAAACTGATTCTTAAAAATCTAGTTGTCCATTGTATGATGCCTCCAGCGCCCTCTATGATGTCTTTATAGGACCTGCTTTCTATATGGAATTCTCCCAGCTTTAATGTGCAAGTAGGTTATGTACtggttaaacaaaaaaaacccttaaaatcaAGCTGGATTTTCTATTCGACATTAACTGCTGCATGCATTGGTTCTTTTTTTATAGATGTAACACCCAAACCTTGCATCAAAactaaccataaaaataaataaataaaaacacgcATATTAAGTGACTCGAAAATATTCCATGTATCGAATAAaactaatgaaaataaaataaagtaaaacacAACCATGAAGGAAAACAGAAGAAGTACGAAAGAAGAATCCAGTTCTCTGAATCTGCCACTCTAGCGTTCTTCTCATGTCAACTCTGCTTGGTATCTCATAAGGTAGCGAGGATGTTTATTCGAAACTTCACTGCAATTTAGAAAcatgcaaataatttttttatttaatgaaacagaAAGAAAAGACTAATCAAAGGAAATAGCACAGAAAAAAGCATAAACTCTCGCGCATAAAACTTTAAGATGTCAAATGCTTGCAGAACTTACTTCATGTTACTAGCTGCGTTGTTTAGTTTCTTCTTGCACCATTTCTACGAGCATTCTTCTTCGTTCTTCTTGCCTTCAGATTCCATTGATCTTCAACCACTTTCAGAAACCATGCTGGTTTTCTTGTTCTAAACACAACGTATCCCATTGTGACTCCAAACACAAACCCACATCCATACCCTATTGCCACAGCTTTCCATCCAAATCCTTCTCCAAAGAATTTTGAATCATCTCCGTCGTGAAAGTTTGACGGCTGCGATGGTGGTGCCTCGTCACTATTGCATTCTTTTGGCATTGGAAATCCACATAAACCCAAGTTTCCTTCAAATGAGCTTGCATTAAACGTGTTGAACTGCTTTCCAATGGGCATGGGCCCCTCAAGATGGTTATGTGAAAGGTTTAAGACTCCAAGAAATGTTAGATCTGCCAACTGTACCGGAATCCTTCCAGTAAGCAAATTCGAAGACAGATCTAATGATTCCAGATAGGTCAACATTCCTAATGATGATTGAATATGGCCTGTAAGGGAATTATGAGAGAGGTTGAGTTGTTGAAGTGCTTTAAGCTTTCCGATCACCTTTGAAATCTCTCCGATGAAATTGTTGTTTGAAAAATCAAGTATTCTAAGAGCGCTTTGGATTCTCGCGAACTCAATATCAAACCCTTTCCATGTCACTTTTATGGAATAGGCATAGTCAGAGTAATTTCTTGCCATCatgtaaaatgaattttgatcaGAGATCATCATTGCTTCAAGACTATTGAAATACCCTGTTGGCAATGATCCACTCAAATTATTGCTGGAGATATCGAAAATCCGTAATTTGGAGAAGGAATTATTAGCAATCGGACCATTCACAAAACCCTGGAGCTTATTGGACTTTAGGACAAGAACATGCAGCTCTGGAAGCATTTCAAGGAAATAGGGGAATGTATCCTCAATCTTATTGTTGCCAAGATCAAGAATTTCCAGCATTGTACAGTTGATGATAGACAATGGTATTTTCCCTTCCAATTCATTGCCATTTAGGTTGAGATATCCCAAGTTATTCCCTTTTGAAAATGGTGAAAAGATAGTGCCTTGAAGATTATTCATGCCAAGATTCAAAATTGAGAGAGAGTTGCTAAAGTTCCCTAAACATTGTGGTATAAAACCACTCAAATTGTTGTTGGATAAATCAAGGAGTCGAAGGAATTTAAGCTtgcaaatagaagaagaaatttcacctgttaatttattattggatGCAAGAGCAAGGGCTTCCAGGTTCTCTTGTTTGAAAATTGAACTTGGGATTGGACCGTGCAAGTGGTTGTTTCCCAAATTAAACAATTTCAATGAACGAGTACTTATTTGAGAAGGGATAGGTCCTACAAGTTGATTGCTAGATAAACCTAAATTTTCAAGGAGGGTCAGGTTACCTAAAAAATCTGGAATCCTACCTGAAAAATTACAGTTATCGAGATATAAGGAATGAAGGTCCACAAGGTTTCTAAGTGATGATGGAATCTGACCGCTGAAATGGTTACCTGCAAGGTCTAAACGAGTGAGCTGCGTGAGATGACCAATCAGGGTTAGATTTGACTTTATGATATTACATTCTCTGAGTACCAGAACTTCCAACAACTTTAGATTTATGAAGAAGTCATTTTCTAAAGAAACTGAAATTCTCGTATGAGTAAGACCCAATAACCGGAGGACATTACTCACATTGGATGAAGGAAAAGAGCCAGTGAGTTCGTCGTTGTATGTCAAGTCAAGTGATTGAAGGTTTGGTAGGAGAAAGATGTTACCTGGGAACTTCCCTTTCAATCCACAACCCCAAAGGGCAAGAACTGACAAGGATGAGGACAGATTCGCCAAGGAATTAGGTGTGACCAAAGGCATATTTACATAACCCAAATGGAGTTCTCTTAGCTTGGTTAGGTTTTGAATAATCTTGCCAAAAGAACTTGGTTCTACACTCAAATAGTCATTGTAAGAGAGATCAATTGAAACCAACTCAGTGAGTTGCCCAAGATCATATGGAATTGAACCTGTAAAATTGTTGTATCTAAGATCCAACTGCTGGAGGTGCTTAAATTTTCTCATTGAGGATGggaattttccttgcaatccaCAGGAATAGAATACGAGTGATGACCAAGAAGAAGACATATTCATCAAGGAATTGGGTTCAACCAATGACATGTTCACCCAACTCAGATAGAGTTTTCTAAGCTGGGTTAGATTTTGAACAAGCTTGTCAAAAGAAATTGGTTCTAGACTTAGATAGTCGTTTTCATTTCCAGAGAGAGCAAGTGAAACCAACTCAGTGAGTTGCTCAAAATCATATGGAATTGGACCTTTAAGATTGTTATCTGCAAGATCCAACTGCTGGAGGTGCTTAAACTTTCTCATTGAGGATGGGAATTCTCCTTGCAATCCACAGGAACGGAGTATGAGTGATGACAAAGAAGAAGACAGATTCATCAAGGCATTGGGTGTAACCAATGACATGTCTACTGAACTCAGATCGAGTTCTCTAAGCTGGGTTAGATTTCGAACAAGCTTGTCAAAAGAAATTGGTTCTAGACTCAGATAGCCGTTTAAGTCTCCAGAGAGATCAAGTGAAACCAATTTGGAGAGCTGAGAGATTTCCGACGGAACTTGACCTGCAAAGACTGAGTAATTTAGGTTAAGATCTGTCAGATTGGAGAACTGGccaaatgaagaagaaatatgGGAGCTTTGGAAATCATTGTCAGAGAGGTCGAGCTTTTGAAGATGATGCAGGGAGAAGAGGGTGCTATTGGGATGGAGGGTGCCATAAAGCATGCTGCAAGAGAGGTCCAGTGCAGTGACTTGCCCGGTTTTCATGTCACAAGTGACCCCATCCCACAAGCAGCAGTCGGTACCCTCTTTCCACGACTCTGTCTTGGGATGCTGGCAACGCCCTGAAGCAGAGCTAGTAATGGAAAAGGACTCTTTGAATTGGAGCAAAGAAAGACTTTGGTCAGGAGCACAGAAATGAGATGAAGAGGAGTAATTTGATGAAGAAATTGTTGTGTGAAAATGGAAGAGAAACAGAATGGAAAAGAGAAATTGAGAGAGGGACAGTGGTGAAAACCCCATGTTGGCTGGCCTTACAGGATTCGAAAGTATATTTGGAGTGTTGAACGAAAGATGAGAAATAAAGATTTGCATTGGTACTATTTATACACAAACCAATCAAGATTCTGATATTCAAATTccgaagcaaagaaaaaaaatcaatcttgagCACTAACGATTTGGTctgtttcctttttgtttttttcccccaaAGTCTTTATTTCTTGTATATAATTTTCCAACAAAGTAATAGTGCTCATAAATTCTGTAGATTTCTGCGAAGCAAGTTCTTATAATAACATTACTCAATaattcctaaaaaaacaaaacagcatactaaaactaataaataatgAAGATTACACAAGggacataatttttaattaaattcatggGCACACGAGTCAGGACTACTCTTATTATATTTTCCTTACTTACCATggagaaataaaacaaatgaagtAATTATAAATGTACATGTATTACGTGTGTTTGATAACATCATGCatcgtatttttaaaaatacatcaaaaatatattttttatatattttttaatttttaacattaacatataattaatgtcataacccaatttttgaccatttttattttaattattattattattttatttactgaaaatgataaaaaatgatgataaaaaaataataataatgatgaaaaacaagtgaaaataaaataaatgaagaatgaattaaaatttgggttaagggcaacatgattggaatttttggggtttaattaaactttgaaattaatctaattaatccaattaagggtttaattgaaaaattgataagtttttggacttaattggcttgggattaatttaattaatgaaatcatggacttaattgaagaaatttcaaagtttagggtttaattggggtccaaattgcaaaaattaaaatccaaggactagCTTGAAAATAGCACGGAAATGCAAGGATCCAATTACATTTTAACTAGGGGcttgattgcaaaattacaagaattacaaggaccaaattgaaagcagCCTTTAGAACTAGAAAACGGAGTCGTATTGCAGCGACTGTTCACCGTCTTCTTGCTCTGCAACGGCTCCGCCATTAAGGCAGAGACGTTTCATCCGTTGGCAGCAACGCTTACGTTTGATCATGGAAGGCGGCCAGTTACATGGCATTTAGGAGGCGACCGTTACAGCGCCAATCGATCTCTGGCCTTATAAAAGCTGGGCAAAGGCAAACTCGCAGGGGGGCAAGACtgagaggagaaaaagaaaaaaaactggggAAGGGAACTgaacaaaaagagagaagaaaaacccAGTAGACAGGGGAGTGGGGAAGCTAAAACCCAGACTCGAAAAACCACAAAGACTggaggaaaaaaggaaaagaaaaaaagaaaaaaaggaagaaggcaAAACAGAGAGACGGAGAGACagggaacaaaagaaaaactggGAGAGACAGAGGACAGAAACCCATAAAACAGAGACCAATACAAGCAGTAAACCCAGAAAACCAACACTAATATCATTGTCTTCAATCGCCCCCTCCTGCAAACCAAAAAAGCGAAGGACCCAAGCAGCAAGCCGTGACCTTCATCATCaccgaaacaaaaggaaaacagaaagGGGAAGGTCATACACAGACGATAGCAAAATCATTGTGCCGCAAGCCTCCTCGCAATCTCCAGAAGCAGGTAGGCCGTTCTCATCTTCTTTTCAttcttgtttgaaattgtgCAATTGTGAAAATAAGTAGGTGTATAACTTACTGCCTTGAAATGCACAAACGATAAACAACTGTTAAGGCAGCACCTCTAATTGCACGCGTGAATTTGTTTCACGCGTGCACCTTAATTAACCCAGctgggtcactggcttgggccagtgaccgggccgggctggctgggtccagcccagcccatgtgggtTGAGCTGGGCCCAAcccccaaaataataaaaaatagaaaaaaataaaaaaaaataaaaaataaaaaataggagaaatagaaaaatatatgtatgcatgaataaaaataatataaatttaccgGTTTATTCACCAATGCCAGAGTCGGGAGTAAAATACTGGttaaagtttatattatttttattcgctatattttattttatttagcaagaaaaaaatatatgtgcatgtatgaaaaataaatttatttatttattcactgacgccagagtcaggaataaaaacattgatttaattttatttttttaactacataagaaaaatagaaaaatatgtgaatgcgtaataaaatgaatttagtttatttgtttattcactagcgttagagttaggaataaaaaaatattaatctaaatttattttatagctacgcAATaattaccaacgccagagttggaattatccgtagtcaaatattcactgacgccagagtcaggaatatcgTAAATAAATCATCAGAATGTAAACcaataaatgtttagcaatttaagacaaaaccaacaatgcagtctgcctcaggcagaacgtttaaggggtgataatatcttcccttttacgtaaccagtcccgtatcatagaatctctgttgaccagttagggttcctagtaaccataatactaggtggcgactcctcaaacaagatCTTTTCCCCTTAAAGAAccagatgccagaaatctgttctttttccataatcaagattatttttagggccaccgcgatgtcgggtgcgacagaatggcgactccgctggggacctaggactaagctttgttttttttgttttcttattgctaaatatttttttttgtgttgttggtgtttatcaagttttttgttttatttatttatttattatttattattatttattatgtatttttgtgtattttattttattttattttattatttttgttctttttactgttttagcatgcataattattcatatttatCATGCATATATGTTAATATGAACATCATTCAAGCTCGTTTCTTATATACACATGTGGTGCCAACTTTAAGATAAGTGGAGGAGTAACGGCaccccaatggctttagcctAGGTAAGGCTCGCGAAACTATCCAACTCTCGCATGATTTGTTTGCTCGATagtggttgatatgccaaactgattttactcagggcctctatcttcacGTTGCTTGTAAACCTTATATCAACCTTTCGAGGGCGATCACTGAGCATGCGAAAGACCTTTGAGACTAGATAGCCAAACTACCTAGATACATTTAATGACTAGAACATATTCTTTAGGTTGGTCCCTGTATAATTTCACTAAGATAAGCATAACATTTAAGCATTTTCATTACAGGACTTTCGAGTGACATAATGACCGTTATTCGAGAGGTAACCACTGTTGATTATGGACTCGAATCTGAATCCTTGCAAATGACCGAGGGAGACTGCCCTAGACCAAATACCAGTGGGACACCGCTACTCAAAGATGTCAggtgcataataaatgacactaGCAGATTGTTTTCACTCACTAAGTATCAGATAGATGAAGCAGAATTTGCTATGAAGTATGGAAGGATTTTGCACCTTTTGAAGGTGCCAGTTTTGCCATCAGCTATAAAAGCCATGATACATTTTTGGGATCCTGATTACCGTTGTTTTACTTTTCGAAATGTCGACATGACACCTACCATTGAAGAGTATAGTGTGTTGACTGAATTCCTTGAAGATGCCTACAAAGTGTACTTCCGCCAGAGAATTGACGACACCATGGATGAGCTTGCCAAACTGCTAGGGATTCCTCAGCTAATACCATATAGAGAGAAAGATAACTCTGGGGGTCTTAGATGGAAACGACTAGAGGAGTTGCTGATTGCTAAAAAAGCTAACCCGGGtgctaaattagaaaaacatagAATATTGGCTTTGGGAATATTTGGTTTAGTTCTATGTCCCTCTACTACGGGAATTATCAGTTTAGAAGCTGCCAATTTGTTTGTGGAATATGAAAAGACAAAGATCAACCCGTGTGCTGCGATTTTGGCTGAAACCTTCCTATCTCTTAGTCATTGCAAGAAAACGGGTAAAGGTTCCATGAGGTGTTGTGTCTCTTTACTATTCATCTGGTTGGTAAGCCATATAGAAACGGAGACgccaatatttaataatttctggTGGTTTCACCAAAAGCCACTCGAATTGTTTGTATCAAAAGAATGGGAGAGCTTTTCGGAGGATGATTGGAGAGTAAAATTGCAAAGGCTTCCATTAAGCATTTTTAATTGGAAAGCTCCTTGGATGAGGAATATGACAAGCTTGATGAGTTGTGGAGAAAAGCCTTGGGTACCATTAATTGGAGTAACGGGATACGTCAGTTACGCACCTGCTTTAGTGGCAAGGCAGCTTGGGGGCATACAAAGTGTTCCTAAGACAATTGACATAGCTCAATTTA belongs to Populus nigra chromosome 18, ddPopNigr1.1, whole genome shotgun sequence and includes:
- the LOC133678167 gene encoding receptor-like protein 6 isoform X1 — encoded protein: MQIFISHLSFNTPNILSNPVRPANMGFSPLSLSQFLFSILFLFHFHTTISSSNYSSSSHFCAPDQSLSLLQFKESFSITSSASGRCQHPKTESWKEGTDCCLWDGVTCDMKTGQVTALDLSCSMLYGTLHPNSTLFSLHHLQKLDLSDNDFQSSHISSSFGQFSNLTDLNLNYSVFAGQVPSEISQLSKLVSLDLSGDLNGYLSLEPISFDKLVRNLTQLRELDLSSVDMSLVTPNALMNLSSSLSSLILRSCGLQGEFPSSMRKFKHLQQLDLADNNLKGPIPYDFEQLTELVSLALSGNENDYLSLEPISFDKLVQNLTQLRKLYLSWVNMSLVEPNSLMNMSSSWSSLVFYSCGLQGKFPSSMRKFKHLQQLDLRYNNFTGSIPYDLGQLTELVSIDLSYNDYLSVEPSSFGKIIQNLTKLRELHLGYVNMPLVTPNSLANLSSSLSVLALWGCGLKGKFPGNIFLLPNLQSLDLTYNDELTGSFPSSNVSNVLRLLGLTHTRISVSLENDFFINLKLLEVLVLRECNIIKSNLTLIGHLTQLTRLDLAGNHFSGQIPSSLRNLVDLHSLYLDNCNFSGRIPDFLGNLTLLENLGLSSNQLVGPIPSQISTRSLKLFNLGNNHLHGPIPSSIFKQENLEALALASNNKLTGEISSSICKLKFLRLLDLSNNNLSGFIPQCLGNFSNSLSILNLGMNNLQGTIFSPFSKGNNLGYLNLNGNELEGKIPLSIINCTMLEILDLGNNKIEDTFPYFLEMLPELHVLVLKSNKLQGFVNGPIANNSFSKLRIFDISSNNLSGSLPTGYFNSLEAMMISDQNSFYMMARNYSDYAYSIKVTWKGFDIEFARIQSALRILDFSNNNFIGEISKVIGKLKALQQLNLSHNSLTGHIQSSLGMLTYLESLDLSSNLLTGRIPVQLADLTFLGVLNLSHNHLEGPMPIGKQFNTFNASSFEGNLGLCGFPMPKECNSDEAPPSQPSNFHDGDDSKFFGEGFGWKAVAIGYGCGFVFGVTMGYVVFRTRKPAWFLKVVEDQWNLKARRTKKNARRNGARRN
- the LOC133678167 gene encoding receptor-like protein 9DC3 isoform X2 — encoded protein: MQIFISHLSFNTPNILSNPVRPANMGFSPLSLSQFLFSILFLFHFHTTISSSNYSSSSHFCAPDQSLSLLQFKESFSITSSASGRCQHPKTESWKEGTDCCLWDGVTCDMKTGQVTALDLSCSMLYGTLHPNSTLFSLHHLQKLDLSDNDFQSSHISSSFGQFSNLTDLNLNYSVFAGQVPSEISQLSKLVSLDLSGDLNGYLSLEPISFDKLVRNLTQLRELDLSSVDMSLVTPNALMNLSSSLSSLILRSCGLQGEFPSSMRKFKHLQQLDLADNNLKGPIPYDFEQLTELVSLALSGNENDYLSLEPISFDKLVQNLTQLRKLYLSWVNMSLVEPNSLMNMSSSWSSLVFYSCGLQGKFPSSMRKFKHLQQLDLRYNNFTGSIPYDLGQLTELVSIDLSYNDYLSVEPSSFGKIIQNLTKLRELHLGYVNMPLVTPNSLANLSSSLSVLALWGCGLKGKFPDLAGNHFSGQIPSSLRNLVDLHSLYLDNCNFSGRIPDFLGNLTLLENLGLSSNQLVGPIPSQISTRSLKLFNLGNNHLHGPIPSSIFKQENLEALALASNNKLTGEISSSICKLKFLRLLDLSNNNLSGFIPQCLGNFSNSLSILNLGMNNLQGTIFSPFSKGNNLGYLNLNGNELEGKIPLSIINCTMLEILDLGNNKIEDTFPYFLEMLPELHVLVLKSNKLQGFVNGPIANNSFSKLRIFDISSNNLSGSLPTGYFNSLEAMMISDQNSFYMMARNYSDYAYSIKVTWKGFDIEFARIQSALRILDFSNNNFIGEISKVIGKLKALQQLNLSHNSLTGHIQSSLGMLTYLESLDLSSNLLTGRIPVQLADLTFLGVLNLSHNHLEGPMPIGKQFNTFNASSFEGNLGLCGFPMPKECNSDEAPPSQPSNFHDGDDSKFFGEGFGWKAVAIGYGCGFVFGVTMGYVVFRTRKPAWFLKVVEDQWNLKARRTKKNARRNGARRN